TGAGATTATGATTAATAATGATTTATCGGCCGATTACAGAAATTGAAAGGCAGCGGAAGCCGTGACCATCGCATTTGGCTCCCCATCTCCCCTACGAGCCTTCCTTGCTGGGGTCACATTTCCGCTCATTTCCGTCTGCATCCGTGGATCCGCACTGCTTTTAACAACGTGTGAATGTGTCCGTCCCCGTCCTGTTTCCAACGGAGAAAGACACAGGTGAGTAGAGACACGAGTCAGTGGAACTGGGAACATTCAGTTTCGCGTTTCACAGTGTGATCCAGGCTGCAGAATTCCCGCTTCATTTCCCCTGGTCACTTCATGTAATTGTCACATCGGAGTCCGGGTAACTTCAGCGTTTCCACCCAGTAATCCCAAACAGGGCGTTGTGAGGCAGGCAGAAGGGgttagagtgaaactccctctttGCTGCCgtatcacacactcctgaggtcagacacagagtgaagctccattcacatcgtcccatcacacactcccggggtcagacacagagtgaagctccctccacatcgtcccatcacacactcccggggtcagacacagagtgaagctccctccacaccgtcccatcacacactcccggagtcagacacagagtgaagctccctccacgccgtcccatcacacactcccggggtcagacacagagtgaagctccctccacatcgtcccatcacacactcccggagtcagacacagagtgaagctccctccacgccgtcccatcactcactcccggggtcagacacagagtgaagctccctccacaccgtcccatcacacacccccggagtcagacagagagtgaagctccctctacactgtcccatcacacactcccgggatcagacacagagtgaagctcccattACACACACCCAGGGCAGGAACAGCTGAGGTTACGGACAGAGTCTCGGACTAACACTTTGGTGAATTACGATGTCACCCGTCCCATGTGACCGGGCTCCTGGAATTCTGGGCCCTCTCTCTCGGTGCGGAAAATTTCCCAGCGGTTTGCACCGGAGCTGAACCCTTGCGGAGTAGCCGCATTTCAAGTTGGAATCCCTCCACTTCTGCAGCGCCTTTCACCAGCCAAGGGTGTCCTGGAGTTCGTTGTCACTCTCGCTCCCCAccgccccttcatcaggacgggactCACTGCTCATTGTCTCCCCTCTCATTCCCATCCCCgcccccaccctcaccacctctcccatTGTCGGCGCTTCCCTAACACCGACACTCCCTCCGCTCTCACCACCCACTCACGCAGCTCGACCCTCCCTCCTCATCCATCCACCTCTTTACAACGCTTCATCTTCATCCGCCCCTCCCATAGGACGACGCTGcccacccctcactgacccctaCACCCCCGCTCACTGTACGACGCTCACTCACTACCCCTTCCCTACGGTGGCGCTTCCTCTTCACAGCCCCTCCCATGGCGCGGCGCTCCCTCGCACAGTGCAGCGTCCCCTCAGTGCTCAGATCTCAGGGGTGGGATTTGACCGCACGACCCCGTGGATTGTGGCGCGGTGAACAGTCTGGCGCACGGTCCCCTGGATCTGCGCGTCTACGCAAGAGATTCAGGACTTACCGGGTCGCCCCCCAGTTGCTGTCGACGGGGGAATTTGATCGGAGTAACCACATGCTCATCAAAGTATCGTTTCCATTTATGACAAACATCTGTCCGgtccacactgtgacactcccccGGACCGAATCTGAGCACAGAAAGTATTTTAAAATACTGTTACTACCGTCCCTCAGTACAGGCCCTGTCGTAGCACAGGCCCTCCCGCAGTGCAGCGGTCCCACATTGTGACACTTCCCCCGCATCACCCCTCTGATAGCGCGACAGTCTCTCAgtaccttgttcaaaaaaaggtagtagggatagtccgggtaattatagaccagtcagccttacgtctgtggtgggaaagctgccggaaaagattcttagagataggatctataggcatttagagaatcatggtctgatcagggacagccagcatggctttctgaaaggcagatcgtgtctaaaaagcctgaaagagttctttgaggaggtgaccagggatatagatgagggtagtgcagtggatgtgatctatatggattttagtaaggcatttgacaaggttccacgcggtaggcttattcagaaagtcagaaggcatgggatccagggaagtttggccaggtggattcagaattggcttgcctgcagaaggcagagggtggtggtggagggagtacattcagattggaggtttgtgactagtggtgtcccacaaggatctgttctgggacctctacttttcgtgatttttattaacgacctggatgtgggggtagaagggtgggttggcaagtttgcagacgacacaaaggttgttggtgttgtagatagtgtagaggattgtcaaagattgcagagagacattgataggatgcagaagtgggctgagaagtggcagatggagttcaacccggagaagtgtgaggtggtacagtttggaaggacaaactccaaggcagagtacaaagtaaatggcaggatacttggtagtgtggaggagcagagggatctcggggtacatgcccacagatccctgaaagttgcctcacaggtggataggatagttaagaaagcttatggggtgttagctttcataagttgagggatagagtttaagagtcgcgatgtaatgatgcagctttataaaaatctcgttaggccacacttggagtactgtgtcgagttctggtcgcctcactataggaaggacgtggaagcattggaaaaggtacagaggagatttaccaggatgctgcctggtttagaaaatatgcattatgatcagagattaagggagctagggctttagtctttggagagaaggaggatgagaggagacatgatagaggtgtacacgatattaagaggaatagatagagtggacagccagcgcctcttccccagggtccACTgcacaatacaagaggacatggctttgaggtaaggggcgggaagttcaacagggatattagaggaaggttttttactcagagagtggttggtgcgtggaatgcactgcctgagtcagtggtggaggcagatacactagtgaagtttaagagactactagacaggtatatggaggaatttaagatgggggcttatatgggagacagagggagggagccGCAGTGCCCCGGGAACTCGGGCAGAGAACGCGTGGATTAGCAACGTACCTGAGGTCCACTTTACCACAAACCCAAAGGTCGGCTGCTCGATATTGACCTGGAATCCGATTAGATCTCCTTCAACCTGCTGCCTAACGCTGGACACTGCGGATTTGTAGGTGCCTGTCAGGGTCCCGTCCTCGTTCATCATGATGTTCGCCATCGAATTCAGTTCATTAATCCAGCAGCCGGCCAGAGTCGGGACCTGAAATCAAGGTCACCTCATCGAATCTCGCCGGTCACCAGCAACTCCGTAGCGCCCACCTTTCAGGAAAATCCCACAGTTTATCAGGGCCAGCGACGCAACCTTAAGGTGCAGTCACCACTGGTGTGGAGgaagcatgggggggggggggcgtcatTCTACACAGCATGATCCCAGAGACTGGGTACAGCCGCAATCCTGCCGAAGGAGTTCCGGCTGTCTGTCCTTCGGCGCGGAGCCCCGGTCACCGAGGGCTCGCAGTCGCAACCGGACTCGATAGATCCAGGAGTAGGAGGCGGACTTAACAAATCTCCGTGATTTCCGCGTAAGGACCCTGACTGATCTCCCGTCTCTCTAACCCAGGGTTGACCGGTCAGTGACGGGGAACAGGAACCCTgtctgattctctctctctctaacccagGGGTCGGAGAAGGGGAGCAGGAACCCTGGCTGAATCCCCACCTCTCTCAAACCCAGGGGTCACGGGGCAACGATGGGGAGTTAATTCCCAACGCAAATATGAATCAATTGCCCCTAATTTTCCCGCAGTAATCCTATTTCCACGACTTACCACAATGGAACAAGAGGCACCGACGTTGCCCAGCGCCAACAGGAGAAACAGGCGGGGAAGTTTGCGCAGCATGATGTCACCTCCGATCTGAGATGGAGCGCGCAGGTGCCAGGTAATATACCCTGCCCAGGTGGATTGTGGGAAAAAGAGCGCAGGGTGGGTATGATGATTGGGCGATTGCGAAACCACATATATAACTGTACAGAATTGTATATTTCTGGATAGTATAtatggaaggctgtggtccaggtgccgTGCGATGGGTATAGGCAGATTAAGTggttttggcacggactagatgggccgaagggcctgtttctgtggtctACTTCTCCATGACTCTATTTCCAAATTCTGCAGAATCACTgctgctgtatttttttttaaatacttcatATCTATTTCACTCAtctgctcccccctccccccgccccacacacacactcctccaaTCACGAACAGGAACGGCACGGCATCTGAAGACGCCAACCTGGCGTTGATCTTGAAGTGAACCTTGACACTGATCCTGGGGTCAATCGGGCATTCATTGCGTCTGGATTTGGGGCAGGGTGGCGGCAATGTTTCAAGATTGCCGGCGGCACTAAACGGGGCGGTGTTGTCAGCAGGATCGGGGTCACTGGGTGAGGAGTGGGGaggtggaggaaggggggagCAGAAAGGTATCAACGCAACGAAGAAAGGATAAGCGGGGTTTCAATAAGAtatctccacgatctccatcagcttAGCCcccctactcactttacacttaggaCTGTGAGACTAACTACAGTTCCAAacccatatttaagtttgctccCGACGTTGACTGTGCATTGGATGCTTGCCAGAGTTCAtgcgtagtttttcactgattccgtTGTActgctttgttctactgtgaatgcccgcaagaaaatgaatttcgggATTGCCGATGGATATTTCTACATAGTTTGATGATCagtttacttggaactttgataaTGAAGGCGCTGCTGTTCCCACCGGCAGAAAGAGGCTGGCGGAGTTCTATATAGGCAGGAGTTCGATCAGGAAACGTGGGTCTCATGGGATCTCTGCGTCCACTCACTTGGTTTCGTTGGGGTCGATTGCAAGAGGTTTAGAGTACAGGGGCGAGGGCCTTCCCGCCCCCCCCAATCCCAGTCTCAGAACGCCCCACATATAACCGTATATAaccgtatataaccatataaccatataaccatataacaattacagcacggaaacaggccatctcggcccttctagtctgtgccgaactcttactctcacctagtcccaccgacctgcactcagcccataaccctccattcctttcctgcccatatatctatccaatttaactttaaacgacaacatcgaacctgccttaactacttctgctggaagctcgttccacacagctaccactctctgagtaaagaagttccccctcatgttacccctaaacttttgtcctttaactctcaattcatgtcctcttgtttgaatcttccccactctcaatggaaaaagcctatccacgtcaactctatctatccccctcataattttaaccacctctatcaagtcccccctcaacctaacacgctccaaagaataaatacctaacttgttcaacctttctctgtaacttaggagatgaaacccaggcaacattttagtaaacctcctctgtactctgtcGATTTTATTGACAACTTTCCTATaactcggtgaccagaactgtacacaatattccaaagttggccttaccaatgccttatacaatttcaacattacatcccaactcctatactcaatgctctgatttataaaggccagcattccaaaagctttcttcaccaccctatccacatgagattccaccttcagggaactatgcaccattattcctagatccctctgttctactgcattcttcaatgtcctaccatttaccatgtctgtcctattttgattagtcctaccgaaatgtagcacctcacatttatcagcattaagctCCATCTCCCAGCAGTGAGGTGCCGTCACACGCCGACTGCTGCTCCTGAGCTCGGCAATTTTGAGAACAGTGAGATCCCACGGACGACGACGATGCACAAGCCCCTTCCTGGGGGTAACGCAGCGCCCCCTAGGCTTTGCCAGCCTGACCCCGCGTCACTGCCCCGGTGAACGTTCCTGCACcccttcactgtgaaacattGTTTTTTAATAACTCGGTTTCTCTCCGGATTTGGCAAGAAGCGTTTATTCAATCCTCCCCCTTAAACAGAGGAGAGATTCTGCAAGAGCCAGAAATCCGGAGTAACAGAcatcaagtgctggaggaactcagcaggtcaggcagcatctatggggaggaataaaatgTCCGTGTTTCGGATCGAACCCCCTTCAGCGGGGGCCCCGAAAAAGGATCTCGGCTCGAagcgtcgactctttattcccccccccaccccacccccgcatAAACGCTGCCAGACCGGCTGTGAGGTTGTGGGTATTTCTTTTTCCCGCTTATCGGGGACCAGCCTCCATCGCGCTGCGTGTCACTGCGGCCCTGCTGGGACGGGGGCCTCAGGAGGTACCGCGGGCTCTGGCAGCAGCGGAAACGTACATCACCATCCCACCGCCTCCCATAGCGAGCGAAttgcactgcccccccccccaccaaacacaTACTCGTATCTCTCATTCTAACAAGCTGGGGATGGGCTCTCCCTCAGTGAAGCGTGCAGACTGGAATGAGATTGTACGTGGACTCTGCGGCCAAACAATTGCAATCaccggggggtgggtggggaggtgtTGAAGGAAATTTGGAACGCACCCAGAGGAGCTTTTCCTGTTTTTACAGGTGCATCGCGGCTTGGCACGGCAAACTGCACGACAAAGACAGCAAGAATCTGCAGGGAATCATGGACACAGTCCAGATCGTCACGGAAATCCGCCTCCCCTCCATTGGAGTCCGCACTCTACTCAAATAAAAAAGTGCTGGGGGAGACTCGGCAGGTCAGGTCAGCATcactggaggggaataaaagagtcgatgtttcaggccgaggaccCTCTTCAGGATGCTTCATCAGGGCATGAAGAGTCCCGGCGCGAAAGGTCGCCTGCTTGTTCCGCTCCGTTGGTGCTGCCTGGCCCATGTCGAGCTCCTACGGCGTTTGTTtttgattatgagaacactcagttctctttgattgtcatttagaaatgcatacatgcattaagaaatgatccaatgttcttccagagtgatatcaccgaaaacaggacaaaccgaaGACTAATATTGACAGAACCACTTAATTGTAACatttagttacagcagtgcaaaccaataccataatttgataaagaacagaccatgggcacagtaaaaaaaaatctcaagtcctgatcgactcccgagtccccgatagcaggcggcaaaagggagaaactccccgccataaacctccaggcactgacaacttgtcgatgcattggaagcagccgaccacagccaacactgagtccgtccgtccgaaaacttcgagcctccgaccagcccctccgatacagcctcccgagcgccttcgacctcgtcccggccgctgaaacaagcaaagctgacgattcggggccttcagctccggagattccggtcaCCACACTGTAGCAGCGGCCGCGAAGCggccatttcagaagtttctccagatgttcttctgtactctcacgtccgtctccatcaaatcaggattgtgcacggtcccctacttgacagattacagatatcattcactggagaggccgtgcgcgctgccgtcgcgccgccatcttctcctcctcctccttgtgCGCCTTGTTCgcgatttccagcaactgcagaatccctTATGTTTATGGTCTGCAGGTCCTGCTGCCTCGGTAGAGCAGTCAGCATAATCCGTTCACCCCAGACATTTTCCCTtcatcccactctctccctcatcGGGCCGAAGATACACGGACCGCCGGGCTCAAGGAGAGCTCAAAAACAACCTATTCATTAACTTTCAGGGATGTACATATTGTGTTTGAAGTTATTTATTTTATCTATCTATTAatcaatcaatctatctatctacttgGTTATCTACCTATCGGCATAGCTACCTACCTATCTATCAATCAATCTACCTACCTGCGTATCTATCAATCTACCTACCAATCTATCTGCAGTGCCTGAGAATAAAAAGGTATTCACCCGTCCTTGGAAGttgtcatgttttattgttttacaacattgaatcactggatttaatttagctttttgacattgatcaaacagaaaaagaccctttcgtTTCAAAGCGAAAAGCGATCtcgacaaagtgatctaaattaatttcaaatataaaacacaaaataattgatcgcaTAAGTATtcgccccttcaagtcagtattgagcagatgcacctttggcagcaattacagccttgagtctgtgtggataggtctctaacagctttgcacatctggacactggaatttttccccattcttctttacaaaaccgcTCAAGATCTGTCAGATGGAATGGGGATGGTGAGTGAACAGCCATTTTCAAGTTCAGCCGCAAATTCTCAAATGCATTGAGGTctggacttggccactccaggagattcacacagagagtagtgggagcgCCCGGCAGAGATcaggcggggggggcgggggggggagagagcagcgcgccgcgcgtgcgcagcccccCGGTGAAAAACGATATCGTAtcagttaaataggggccgtggaaaatcctgatttgatggagacagacgtgaaagcacaaaggaacatcgggagaaatttctgaaacgccagttcgctgccgttgttactgcgcggtcgggaatcttccggagggaaggcctcaaaatctccggctttgcctgctggtgGCGaacgagattgaggtcgaatcgttcggacagagatagcGCTCAGTACTCCGTGTCGGAGagttgatcagagctcgaagttttcggatgactcagagtcagactgcggtcgggcatggcagggtgagtttttcttccttctcccgtctgcgtgagatgtgggacatttgagagactttgaattttttactgtgctcatggacttcttcatcaagttatggtattgttgcactgttgtaactatatgttataataatgtggGGTTGTtagatttttcagtcttggtctgtcccgtattttgtgatatcacaccggaggaaatgttgtatcatttcttaatgcatgcattactaaatgacaataaaagaggactgcgtgtcttcataatctaaatgtaCTCCGAAACATACAGGAGGTGCGTCGTTTCCGGCGACAAAGAGCCTGCCCCCACCTTAATAACCTGAACCCCCGTACTTTGGGAACCAGTGGAACGCATATGGAAATGGCCCCGAGTCTCAGTACCGTGTCGCCCAAAAACGTTTGTTTCCCGTACCGGGAGTCGAACCTGAGCCGCCTGGATGAAAACCAGGAATCCTAACCGCTAGACCATATGGGAGACAATGAAGCATGATAACGCaaatagaaagagatttgaaagacaaCTTTTTCACACGGAATTTCAGTACGGTTACaacgtttaaaaaaaaatcgaAATGGATATGAAAGTTTTCTCAGTTTATTTTTGTCCGTAGTCTCTGTCTTGATTTCTCAACTTTACTCTCTTGTGGGTATACAAGTACGGGGGTTATGTGCAGTGTTAACACAAATAGACTTTTAACCAAGATTGAGGACATGGGACCCAGTATGCGTAGATTTAAGACCATGAGCGCATAGGAGCAGggttaggccattcgacccatcgactCTGCTAGCCTTCCCATCacgcctgatttattatccctctcaatcccattctcctcctgCACAGGGCCGAAAAAAGCTGCacagggtcgtaaatttagtcggctccatcttggctaCTGGCCTACAgcgtacccaggacatcttcagggagcggtgtctcagaaaggcagcgtccattattaaggacctccagcacccagggaatgcccttttctcactgttaccatcagggaggaggtacagaagcctgaaggcaaacactcagtgattcaggaacagcttcttcccctctgccgcccgatttctgaatggacatcgaacccaagaacactatctcactttttaaaatatatattattctgTTTTTacacgattttaatctattcaatagacGTATACTGGAATTGATTTACTCATTTTTTCTACTATAATTTGTATTGCATTGatctgctgctaaattaacaaatttcacgccacttgccggtgataacaaaccagattctgattctgattattaacATTTGACATTTTCCCTAAACGAGAACCTATGAAACTCGGCTTTACATACACCCACAGCgggctgtggcaacgaattccaccgattcaccgccctctgtcaaaagaaattactcctcatctctgttctaaaaggacgtccttccattctgaggctgtgccctctggtcctagacctcccgcacctccccccctccccgaCAACTAAAGGAATTCCCCTCTCCACGTACACTCCACCGGTATTCGATATATTTCCACGAGATTcctccccccgcattcttctaaactccagtacaggcccagggccctctaggacagcttctgtcccactgttatcagaccccCGAACCGGCCTCTCATACAATGAAACCA
The DNA window shown above is from Mobula hypostoma chromosome 30, sMobHyp1.1, whole genome shotgun sequence and carries:
- the LOC134339630 gene encoding streptavidin-V2-like yields the protein MLRKLPRLFLLLALGNVGASCSIVPTLAGCWINELNSMANIMMNEDGTLTGTYKSAVSSVRQQVEGDLIGFQVNIEQPTFGFVVKWTSDSVRGSVTVWTGQMFVINGNDTLMSMWLLRSNSPVDSNWGATRTGTDTFTRC